One window from the genome of Saimiri boliviensis isolate mSaiBol1 chromosome 2, mSaiBol1.pri, whole genome shotgun sequence encodes:
- the CIPC gene encoding CLOCK-interacting pacemaker, whose product MERKNPSRESPRRLSAKVGKSTEMKKVARQLGMAAAESDKDSGFSDGSSECLSSAEQMESEDMLSALGWSREDRPRQNSKTAKNAFPTLSPMVVMKNVLVKQGSSSSQLQSWTVQPSFEVISAQPQLLLLHPPVPSPVSPCHTGEKKSDSRNYLPILNSYTKIAPHPGKRGLSLGPEEKGASGVQKKICTERLGPSLSSSEPTKAGAVPSSPSTPAPPSAKLAEDSTLQGVPSLVAGGSPQTLQPVSSSHVAKAPSLTFASPASPVCASDSTLHGLESNSPLSPLSANYSSPLWAAEHLCRSPDIFSEQRQSKHRRFQNTLVVLHKSGLLEITLKTKELIRQNQATQVELDQLKEQTQLFIEAIKSRAPQAWAKLQASLTPGSSNAGSDLEAFSDHPDI is encoded by the exons ATGGAGAGGAAAAACCCATCCAGAGAGAGCCCCAGAAGACTGTCCGCCAAAGTAGGCAAAAGCACAGAGATGAAAAAAGTGGCTCGTCAGCTCGGGATGGCTGCTGCTGAGTCAGACAAGGACTCTGGCTTTTCAG ATGGGAGCTCAGAATGTCTGAGTTCCGCAGAGCAGATGGAGTCCGAGGACATGCTGAGCGCCTTAGGCTGGAGCAGAGAAGATAGGCCGAGGCAGAACTCCAAAACTGCAAAGAATGCCTTCCCAACCCTGTCTCCCATGGTCGTCATGAAGAATGTGCTGGTCAAACAG GGCAGCAGCTCATCTCAGCTCCAGTCGTGGACTGTCCAGCCCTCCTTTGAAGTGATCTCAGCACAGCCACAGCTCTTACTCCTTCATCCACCTGTACCGTCTCCTGTCAGTCCGTGTCACACTGGCGAGAAAAAGTCCGACTCCAGGAACTACTTGCCCATTCTAAATTCTTACACCAAAATAGCCCCACATCCAGGTAAAAGGGGCCTTTCCCTTGGCCCAGAAGAAAAAGGAGCAAGTGGAGTGCAGAAGAAAATCTGTACCGAGAGACTTGGGCCTAGCTTGTCTTCCAGTGAGCCAACCAAGGCTGGTGCTGTTCCGTCCAGTCCCTCCACGCCAGCACCGCCCAGCGCCAAACTTGCTGAGGACTCGACTCTGCAGGGTGTGCCCTCCCTGGTGGCAGGTGGAAGTCCACAGACTCTTCAGCCGGTATCCAGCAGTCACGTGGCTAAAGCTCCCAGTCTGACCTTTGCTTCCCCCGCCAGTCCTGTCTGCGCATCAGACAGCACTCTGCATGGGTTAGAGAGCAACTCTCCCCTTTCACCACTGTCTGCTAATTATAGCTCACCTTTATGGGCTGCAGAGCACCTCTGCCGCAGCCCAGATATCTTTTCAGAGCAGCGGCAGAGCAAACACAGGCGCTTTCAGAATACCCTAGTGGTCCTGCACAAATCAGGTTTGCTGGAGATCACTTTGAAAACGAAGGAGTTGATTCGTCAGAACCAGGCAACTCAGGTAGAACTAGACCAGCTAAAGGAGCAAACCCAGCTGTTTATAGAGGCCATCAAAAGCAGGGCCCCTCAGGCTTGGGCCAAGCTGCAGGCATCTTTAACACCTGGGTCCAGTAATGCAGGCAGTGACCTAGAAGCATTCTCTGATCACCCAGACATATAG